The bacterium genomic sequence GAACGCTACCGTGCATCTATCCAGAAGGCACAGGGGACCGCGCAATCGCTCACGAACCGGCTGCGTACACTCGATGATCGCATCGCGCGGCAGAAGCTTGAAATCGAGCGCGTGCAGGTGGAGCGTGAGCAGGTGGGGTTGGAGATCACCGCGACATCCATCGCGCTCGATGAGGCGCGCACGAACGTCGAGCAACGCCGGAGGATGCTCGCCGCGCTCCTCACCGAGGTACGCGCGGCGGATGCCCGACCGCAGATGCACGTCGTCCTCGCATCAGATTCCGTCGGTGCGTACTACGCACAGCGGAACCAACTCGCGCAGGTCCAACAGCACCTCCGCGGTATCCTCGCGGCGGTACGATTTGAGCGCGAGCAGCTCACCGCCGATGATCGCGCACTCGCGGAACGCAATGCGGAGCTCACCGCGCTGGACGAGGAGCTCCGCGACGAACAGGCCTCACTCAACCAGGAGCAGGACACCAAGCAGCAGCTCCTCACAACCACCTGGAGCAACGAGCAGCGCTACCAGCAGATCATCAGAGACCTCAAGGCCGAGGTTGCGGCCATTGACGCGGAGATCGTCGCACTCGAGAACGCCGTCCGGGCGAAGCTCGAACGCATTGACGAGCACTTCGGCGCGCTCGGCCGCGTGGCCTTCTCCTGGCCCGTGCCCAACCGTGGCATCACCGCGTACTTCCATGATCCCGAGTATCCCTACCGGCACATCTTCGAGCATCCTGCCGTGGACATCCGTGCGGCGCAGGGGAGTACGATCGTCGCACCGGCCCCCGGCTACGTCGCGAAGACAAAAGATAACGGCATGGGCTACAGCTACGTCATGCTCGTGCACCCAGGCGGCTTCTCAACGGTCTACGGCCACGTCTCCTGCTTCAAGGTGCAAGAGGGAACCTATGTGGACAGGGGAGACCCCATTGCCTGCGTTGGCGGCAGACCTGGCACTCGCGGTGCCGGATCCCTCACGAGCGGTGCCCACCTCCACTTTGAGGTGCGCCTGAACGGCATCCCCGTGAACCCGTTGAACTACTTGCTATGAGATCGCTGCGCAGATGACGCAGATGCGCGCTGATACATTATTATACGACGCAAAAGCTATGAAGCGAGGAGCACAGGGGGGGGGTACGCATTCTCGTCACCGGCGGTACGTTCGATAAGGAGTATAACGAGTTGGACGGATCGCTTGAGTTTCGTGAAACACACATACAGGAAATGCTTGCGCTCGGCCGCTCAACGGTTCCGGTAGCGATTCGCACGATCATGCTCATAGATAGTTTGGATATGACGGATGATGATCGGAGCATCATTGCAGACCACTGCAAGCGGAGCGACGAGCGGCGCATTATCATTACCCACGGCACCGATACCATGCCGGAGACCGCGCGGTACATTGCGGAACGTATTTCGGATAAAACGATCATACTCACCGGTGCGATGGTGCCCTACACGTTTGGCAGCTCGGATGGACTCTTCAACCTCGGAGCCGCACTGGCCTACGTGCAGGTCGCGCCACTCGGCGTATACGTTTCCATGAACGGCCGGTTGTTTCCGGCAGCGTCCGTACGCAAGGATAAAGTCGCAGGCCGTTTTGTGGCGGAGTAGCGTGTACTTTTGCGTCATTTCGAGCGGAGTGAGCGCACGGGCGAACGAAGTCGAGAAATCTCACAATGACGCACCACGGTACCCGTGAGATCTCTCGACTTCGCTCCGCTCCGCTCGAGATGACGAGGAAACAAGACATGTGACGTAAAAGGTACATATTACGACGCATTATATTCCTCTCTCCGATGCAACGACACCTCATGGTCTGTACGTCGATGTCGTCCCGCTCCTACGAATGCCCAAGGACGCCCGAGGGGCGTTCACGTACCGCGTTCCTGAGGACCTCGCACCGCGTATCGCGCGCGGTGCGTTTGTCCGTATCCCGTTTCGCGCGAAACGACTCTGGGGCATCTGCACGAACACGACCGCTCCACCGATCACCGGCGCGCGTGACATCCTCGCGGTGAACGATGATGCGGTACTCACGGATGATGAGATCCAGAGCGTCGAAGACATCGCAGCGCTCCATGGCGTCTCCATCGCCACGGCGGCGTACCTCGTGCTGCCCGCTCCCCCGCTGACGGGGGCCGTGAGTTTTGATGCGTCGTATAACAAACATCCGCCATCACCTGGACGAGGAACGCGCAGCACGACACCGCACGATGCGACCGCGCTCGCACAGGGAGCTGGCGACACCATCGCGGTGTTCTCGAACCATGAGCAACGTATCGAGTTGCTCCGTGCATATACACGGTCGGTGCTCGACGGGCACAAAACCATCCTCATCATCACGCCGCACCGCGCGTGGCTGCAGCGTCTCGCGCATGAGCTCCGCGACCTACCACTCGTGGTCTTCGATCCTGCGCAGCATGGCAAACGTGCACAGTGGGCCGCGTACGTGCGCGCCCGCACCCGACCGGTCTGCGTGCTCGCCACCCGTGCCGGCGCGTGCTTCGCACCCCCGATCCTTGGCGCAATCATCGTGGATCTCGCCCACGAGGATGACCACCAGCAGGAGGACATGCACCCGCGGTACGATGCGCGTACGATCACGCAACGGATTGCCGTCGCACGGAATCTCCCGCGCCTCCTCCTCTCCCCTGCCCCGAACACGACGGACTGGGTGGTCGCGCGCAAACGCGTGGATCTCGGCGCGCAGCCGCTGGCGCTCCGCATTGCTCGTCTCGATCAGTTCTGGAAGGGTGGCGGGGTTGGGCTCCTCACGCACGAGCTCCACGATGCCATCCGCGAGACACTCGACGCTCGCGGACGCATCCTCATCCTCCATAACCGACGCGGACGCATGGGTCGCGTGGTCTGTCGCGACTGCGGCACCACGCTCCAGTGTCCAACGTGTACCACGGCACTCACGGATTTCGGTCCCGTGTACCGGTGTCGCGTGTGTGGAACCACAGACGAACCCGCACTGCTCTGCCCCGCGTGCCAATCGCCGCAGCTCGGGTTCCAGTCCATCGGCACCCAGGGCATCGTTGATCTCCTCCGCACGTTGTACCCGGACGCGGTGATCACGCAGGTGGATCGCGACCAACCCGATGCGCCACCGGAGCACGCAGATATCATCGTTGCGTCGGAGCGATTCACGACATCCATCGCACCCCTATTCCGGAACCCCATCCACCTCGTCGCCGTCCTCCATGCCGAACGCTACGTCCGTGGCGATGACTACCGTGGAACGGAGCAACTCCTCCAGGCACTCCGGAGCATCGCGGTATGGGCGAGCACCTGGAAGGCATCGCTCCTCGTGCAGACCGCACTTCCCGACCATCCGGCACTCCAGGCACTCCGCGGACCGCTCACGGACTTCTACCGCGCCGAGCTCGCGGAACGCACGGCACTGCACTACCCGCCGAAGACGCGCCTCCTCCGCCTCGATGCGGTCAATCCTGATGACGCACCGTCACTCATCCACTTGCTCAAAACGCGGTACCATGGTACGGTGCTTGCGATTGATGGTCCGTACGAGTACGGCATCGTTCACAAACGACGCACGACGAGCATTCTCGTCCGCATGACCCCCGATGTCGCAAACGACACGATCGCTCGCATCGTCAAGGACGTTCCCGCGGATTGGACGGGCACCCTCGATCCCACAAAGCTCCACGCGTAGCGTTATGCTCCTCCCCGTCCTCGTAAACCCCCATCCCCTCCTCCGCGAACGCG encodes the following:
- a CDS encoding asparaginase domain-containing protein, whose protein sequence is MLVTGGTFDKEYNELDGSLEFRETHIQEMLALGRSTVPVAIRTIMLIDSLDMTDDDRSIIADHCKRSDERRIIITHGTDTMPETARYIAERISDKTIILTGAMVPYTFGSSDGLFNLGAALAYVQVAPLGVYVSMNGRLFPAASVRKDKVAGRFVAE
- a CDS encoding peptidoglycan DD-metalloendopeptidase family protein, with amino-acid sequence MPLNREPRWSAYGRAAAVLATVACIVVGSSSVLAAEQSSEVKEIFDLNKAIDAKSNRLEDIQTQIERYRASIQKAQGTAQSLTNRLRTLDDRIARQKLEIERVQVEREQVGLEITATSIALDEARTNVEQRRRMLAALLTEVRAADARPQMHVVLASDSVGAYYAQRNQLAQVQQHLRGILAAVRFEREQLTADDRALAERNAELTALDEELRDEQASLNQEQDTKQQLLTTTWSNEQRYQQIIRDLKAEVAAIDAEIVALENAVRAKLERIDEHFGALGRVAFSWPVPNRGITAYFHDPEYPYRHIFEHPAVDIRAAQGSTIVAPAPGYVAKTKDNGMGYSYVMLVHPGGFSTVYGHVSCFKVQEGTYVDRGDPIACVGGRPGTRGAGSLTSGAHLHFEVRLNGIPVNPLNYLL